Part of the Candidatus Chlorohelix allophototropha genome, TCAAGCAACACATTGGAAAAGCCATGATTCAAATACTAATGAAACGGCATTATATATTGATGTTAAATTCGATACAATATTAGATCCTGAAATTGCAATACTGGAACGTCCCAACCATACCTCAAATATAACGGAAAGAATGAATTGGTACCCTCAGAGTTCAGGTATAACAATACCGCCAAGCATAGCACAAAAATTAGAAGAGGAATGGGAAGAATTACTCAAATCACTAAAAATTATACAATCACAAAATGTTAGTGTGCAAATTGCTGAGGAAATTGAGGAAGAAATAGAATATCCCGAAGGGGTAATTCAAAAAATAACAGTAAATGGATATGAACGCAACCGAGCAGCTAGGAAAGCGTGCCTAAATTATTACGGTTTTAATTGTTCTATTTGTGGGTTTAATTTCAAAAATAAGTATGGTGAAATGGGGGAATACTTTATACACGTGCATCATATTGTACCGCTATCAGAAATTAGACAAGAATACATACTAAATGCAATAAAGGACTTAAGACCAGTTTGT contains:
- a CDS encoding HNH endonuclease, yielding MTTYLLTWNPNKWKWEDLQDCINEIKTKGFYKDSWSCGVTKRIVTGDRVFLMRLGEIPRGIFASGVASSAVYQATHWKSHDSNTNETALYIDVKFDTILDPEIAILERPNHTSNITERMNWYPQSSGITIPPSIAQKLEEEWEELLKSLKIIQSQNVSVQIAEEIEEEIEYPEGVIQKITVNGYERNRAARKACLNYYGFNCSICGFNFKNKYGEMGEYFIHVHHIVPLSEIRQEYILNAIKDLRPVCPNCHAMLHTRNPIFTIEELREIISKVETKANHKDS